One genomic region from Listeria monocytogenes encodes:
- the feoB gene encoding ferrous iron transport protein B has translation MSQNTYCLLGNPNTGKTSLFNALTGSYEYVGNWSGVTVEKKVGTLRSKTGKLIDLPGIYDLNPISRDETVVTRFLLEEKFDCMLNIVDSSQIERNLNLTIQLLEFGAPVVMGLNMIDVAAGRGIHLNIQNLAKKLRIPILPVVARSGKGTDDILTTLSEKHVAPAIPLVLPYGEPAEKAIAEIQALTKDIIPAKQSRWLAVQFLSKNEVTEEFLTTSPMFEQLKDIRSDLEIALAGKLENHFHQVRVNYIHDICLTSVEYTRNSDIPLSDKLDKIFTHKFFGIPIFLGIMWLIFQITFTWVGAPLSDLLDGFIGGSLTDWVTSFLTTIGASGFITDLVADGIIAGVGGVLVFVPQILVIFFFISVLEDSGYMARIAVVMDRVMEIFGLNGKAFIPMIIGFGCNVPGIMAARSIEESKERTLTILVSPFMSCSARLPVYALFVGVFFEKYQALVVLSLYVIGILMALIVTKILSKTLLKKDNSVFVVELPPYRLPSLKTLWRSTWEKGKGFLRKAGTFIFAGSVIIWLLNYAGPSGLDVPMGESFLAIIGGMLAPLLVPLGFGTWQAGATLIPGFLAKEVVVSTMAIIYAVGESSMGSIVSTFYTPLSAYCFMLFILLYIPCLATVAAIRKETSSWKWTAFAVAYPLITAYVLVFLVYQIGSLFV, from the coding sequence ATGAGTCAAAATACTTATTGCCTACTCGGAAACCCGAATACCGGGAAAACTTCTTTATTTAACGCATTAACAGGCTCTTATGAATATGTAGGAAACTGGAGCGGAGTTACCGTTGAAAAGAAAGTCGGTACTTTGCGCTCCAAAACAGGAAAATTAATTGATTTACCTGGAATTTATGACTTAAACCCGATTTCTCGTGATGAAACAGTTGTCACTAGATTTTTATTAGAAGAAAAATTTGATTGTATGTTAAATATTGTCGATTCATCGCAAATTGAACGAAATTTAAATTTAACGATTCAGCTCCTTGAGTTCGGCGCACCTGTTGTGATGGGTCTTAATATGATTGACGTTGCCGCTGGTCGTGGCATTCATTTAAACATCCAAAACTTAGCAAAAAAACTGCGCATTCCGATTTTGCCAGTCGTCGCTCGTTCTGGGAAAGGTACCGATGATATATTAACTACTTTATCGGAAAAACATGTGGCACCGGCGATTCCGCTTGTTTTACCATACGGAGAACCCGCAGAGAAAGCTATCGCAGAAATCCAAGCTTTAACTAAAGATATTATCCCTGCTAAGCAATCTCGGTGGCTCGCAGTTCAATTTCTTTCTAAAAATGAAGTCACAGAAGAATTTTTAACGACTAGCCCTATGTTTGAACAATTGAAAGATATACGCTCAGATTTAGAAATTGCGCTTGCCGGCAAATTAGAAAATCACTTTCATCAAGTTCGCGTGAATTACATTCATGATATTTGTTTGACTTCAGTCGAATACACGCGCAATTCAGATATTCCACTATCCGACAAACTCGATAAAATTTTCACGCATAAGTTTTTCGGGATTCCGATTTTCCTTGGTATTATGTGGTTAATTTTCCAAATAACCTTTACTTGGGTTGGCGCACCGCTGTCCGATTTGCTCGATGGTTTTATCGGTGGCTCGCTGACAGATTGGGTGACTTCCTTCTTAACAACCATCGGCGCATCTGGATTTATTACTGATTTGGTTGCAGATGGTATCATCGCTGGTGTTGGTGGCGTGCTCGTCTTTGTTCCTCAAATCTTGGTTATTTTCTTCTTCATTTCTGTCTTAGAAGATTCCGGATACATGGCTAGAATTGCGGTTGTTATGGACCGCGTAATGGAAATTTTCGGCTTAAATGGAAAAGCATTTATTCCCATGATTATCGGTTTTGGTTGTAATGTTCCTGGAATTATGGCAGCTCGGTCGATTGAAGAATCCAAAGAACGTACATTAACCATTCTCGTATCACCATTCATGTCTTGTTCTGCGCGCCTTCCCGTATACGCTCTTTTCGTTGGGGTATTTTTTGAAAAATATCAAGCGCTTGTCGTTCTATCACTATACGTGATTGGTATTTTAATGGCACTTATCGTCACTAAAATTTTATCAAAAACTTTACTTAAAAAAGATAATTCCGTATTCGTCGTCGAACTACCGCCCTACCGCTTGCCATCGCTTAAAACTTTATGGCGTAGCACATGGGAAAAAGGAAAAGGATTCTTGCGTAAAGCGGGAACATTCATTTTCGCAGGTTCTGTGATCATTTGGTTACTAAACTACGCTGGTCCATCAGGACTCGACGTACCAATGGGTGAAAGTTTCTTAGCAATTATTGGTGGCATGCTCGCTCCACTACTCGTTCCGCTAGGTTTTGGAACTTGGCAAGCGGGAGCGACACTTATTCCTGGTTTTCTAGCAAAAGAAGTGGTAGTTTCTACGATGGCAATTATTTATGCTGTTGGAGAAAGCTCCATGGGAAGTATCGTTAGCACCTTTTATACACCACTTTCGGCTTATTGCTTTATGTTGTTTATCTTGCTTTACATCCCATGTTTAGCGACAGTTGCCGCCATTCGTAAAGAAACTAGTTCTTGGAAATGGACCGCATTTGCCGTCGCCTATCCACTCATTACAGCCTACGTATTAGTATTTCTCGTTTATCAAATCGGAAGTCTATTCGTTTAA